One window from the genome of Epinephelus fuscoguttatus linkage group LG3, E.fuscoguttatus.final_Chr_v1 encodes:
- the enam gene encoding enamelin — translation MKLLVFVMCLFTTTLAAPVAESESYEEKVNAAQAAPADVPPAAPVAVGDASEEETEDGAPAPRAAAPGAPAAPLNSDEAEEAEEAEAAEAEPAVVEEAPAEPAADPAADPAADVEPAVVDVPADAAPGDAAVVDVPPVDVVPVDTAPAAPEVAFDVAAADAADAGDAPQAAEIDTTGVVADAAAA, via the exons ATGAAGCTGCTGGTGTTCGTAATGTGCCTGTTCACCACCACCTTGGCTGCTCCT GTTGCGGAGAGCGAAAGCTATGAGGAAAAA GTGAATGCAGCACAAGCCGCGCCAGCTGATGTTCCCCCTGCAGCTCCCGTGGCTGTTGGAGACGCATCAGAGGAGGAGACGGAG GATGGCGCCCCTGCCCCCAGAGCTGCAGCACCTGGTGCCCCTGCTGCCCCCCTAAACTCTGATGAGGCAGAGGAGGCCGAGGAGGCGGAGGCAGCTGAGGCTGAACCAGCTGTGGTCGAAGAAGCACCAGCAGAGCCCGCAGCAGACCCCGCAGCAGACCCCGCAGCAGATGTGGAACCAGCTGTGGTTGACGTGCCAGCAGACGCTGCACCAGGTGATGCAGCTGTTGTGGATGTGCCTCCTGTTGATGTGGTTCCTGTTGACACGGCCCCTGCAGCCCCTGAGGTGGCGTTTGatgtggctgctgctgatgctgcagaCGCCGGCGATGCCCCGCAGGCAGCTGAGATTGACACAACCGGAGTGGTAGCAGATGCTGCCGCAGCGTAG
- the cnga1a gene encoding cyclic nucleotide gated channel subunit alpha 1a — MNNSNNNEDEEKEKKEKEEQEAKEKEEKEKEDTEAKEKEEKEKEDTEAKEKEEKEKTDEDEQEAKEKEEQEQKDREEQEAKEKEEKEKKEKEEKEKKEKEEKEKKEKEAKAKEIFVINPAGNLYYNWLFIITLPVMYNWTMIIARACFEELQYNYLIYWVILDYTSDVIYLADMFFRTRTGYLEQGLMVKDKQLLLDRYISSFQFRLDFISMLPTDFFYFYFGLDYPEIRINKLLRIGRMLEFFTRTETKTNYPNIFRIGNLIMYILIIIHWNACFYFSFSKSIGFGADDWVYPALDDPDEPAFGEFGRKYSFSLYWSTLTLTTIGETPPPALDSEFLFHVVDFLVGVLIFATIVGNIATMISNMNAAQAQFQARIDNIKQYMQVRKVSKDLELRVIKWFDYLWNNGKAQDEREVLRYLPDKLKAEIAIQVHMETLRKVRIFADCEAGLLIELVLKLRPQVFSPGDYICKKGDIGREMYIIKDGNLAVVADDGVTQFVVLKSGSYFGEISILNIKGSKAGNRRTANIRSIGYSDLFCLSKDDLMESLVEYPDAKSMLEDKGREILMKDNLIDLDPANIKPEVKELEEKVNKLYGSMELMQFKLKRMLGNYKSVEKALRRRIADLEHLTGEEVEDEDEEEEEVKKEETKVA; from the exons ATGAATAACAGCAATAACAATGAAGA tgaggagaaagagaagaaggaaaAGGAAGAACAGGAGGCaaaggaaaaagaagagaaggaaaaggaaGACACGGAGGcaaaggaaaaagaggagaaggaaAAGGAAGACACGGAGGcaaaggaaaaagaggagaaggaaAAGACGGACGAGGACGAACAGGAGGCAAAGGAAAAAGAGGAGCAAGAGCAGAAGGACAGGGAAGAACAGGAGgcaaaggagaaagaggagaaggagaagaaggaaaaggaggagaaggagaagaaggaaaaggaggagaaggaaaagaaggaaaaggaagCGAA GGCCAAAGAAATTTTTGTCATTAATCCTGCCGGGAATTTGTATTACAACTGGCTGTTCATCATCACACTACCAGTCATGTACAACTGGACCATGATTATCGCCAG GGCTTGCTTTGAGGAGCTGCAGTATAACTACCTCATTTACTGGGTTATTCTGGACTACACCTCAGATGTAATCTACCTGGCCGATATGTTCTTCAGGACCAGAACAG GTTACCTTGAGCAAGGCCTCATGGTGAAAGATAAGCAGCTGCTACTCGATCGCTACATCAGCAGCTTCCAGTTTCGTCTCGATTTCATCTCCATGCTGCCCACAGACTtcttctatttctactttggcCTCGACTACCCAGAGATCCGCATCAACAAGCTGCTGAGAATCGGCCGCATGCTGGAGTTCTTCACGAGGACGGAGACTAAAACAAACTACCCCAACATCTTTCGTATTGGAAACTTGATCATGTACATTCTCATTATCATCCACTGGAATGCTTGCTTCTACTTCTCATTCTCAAAATCCATTGGTTTTGGTGCTGACGACTGGGTTTACCCAGCTTTGGATGATCCTGATGAGCCTGCATTTGGGGAGTTTGGCAGGAAGTATTCGTTTAGCCTCTACTGGTCCACACTGACCCTGACTACCATCGGAGAAACTCCACCGCCAGCCCTTGACTCAGAATTTCTCTTTCATGTGGTTGACTTTTTAGTGGGGGTTTTGATCTTTGCCACCATTGTAGGAAACATCGCCACCATGATCTCCAACATGAACGCTGCCCAAGCTCAGTTTCAGGCCCGGATTGACAACATCAAGCAGTACATGCAG GTCCGAAAGGTCAGCAAGGATCTGGAATTGAGAGTCATCAAGTGGTTTGACTATTTGTGGAATAATGGCAAGGCACAGGATGAAAGAGAGGTGCTGAGGTATCTTCCAGACAAGCTAAAGGCTGAGATCGCCATCCAAGTCCACATGGAGACGCTCAGAAAAGTTCGTATCTTTGCGGACTGTGAGGCTGGCCTACTGATCGAGCTGGTGCTCAAGCTGCGGCCACAGGTGTTCAGCCCCGGAGACTATATCTGCAAAAAGGGCGACATTGGCCGTGAGATGTATATCATCAAAGATGGAAATCTTGCAGTTGTTGCTGATGATGGAGTCACACAGTTTGTTGTGTTGAAAAGTGGCAGCTATTTTGGTGAGATCAGTATTCTTAATATTAAAGGCAGCAAAGCAGGCAACCGACGAACAGCCAACATCCGCAGCATTGGATACTCAGACCTCTTCTGCCTGTCCAAGGATGACCTGATGGAGTCACTGGTGGAGTATCCAGATGCCAAAAGCATGCTTGAGGACAAAGGCCGGGAGATCCTGATGAAAGATAATCTGATAGACTTGGACCCAGCTAACATCAAGCCTGAGGTcaaggagctggaggagaaggTCAACAAACTGTATGGCTCGATGGAGCTGATGCAGTTCAAGCTGAAGAGAATGCTGGGAAATTACAAGAGTGTTGAAAAGGCCCTGAGACGTCGCATCGCAGATCTGGAGCACCTAAcaggagaggaggtggaagacgaggatgaggaggaagaagaggtgaAAAAGGAAGAGACGAAG